One part of the Nocardioides zeae genome encodes these proteins:
- a CDS encoding ABC transporter ATP-binding protein — MTETVTSPAGAPGAFVPSLATRGLTKSFGGVRAIDGADVTFHRGRINALIGPNGSGKTTFFNCVTGMIKPDAGTVTLDGRDITAKPPHRIAAAGIGRSFQLCRIFPRLTVLENMLVGVRSPSVLHRLAGARNDGDIAKARELLRRVGIDHLEQSEARDISYGQQKLLELAGVLMVDPDTIMLDEPAGGVNPALVGRIGTLVRELNAEGRTFVIVEHNMDMVMSLSDHVVVFDRGRPIAEGPPSVVQHDPRVLEAYLGV; from the coding sequence ATGACCGAGACCGTCACCAGTCCCGCGGGAGCCCCCGGCGCGTTCGTGCCGTCGCTGGCCACCCGGGGCCTCACGAAGAGCTTCGGCGGGGTGCGTGCGATCGACGGCGCCGACGTCACGTTCCACCGCGGCAGGATCAACGCGCTCATCGGCCCCAACGGCTCCGGCAAGACCACGTTCTTCAACTGCGTGACCGGCATGATCAAGCCCGACGCCGGCACGGTGACGCTGGACGGCCGCGACATCACGGCCAAGCCGCCGCACCGCATCGCGGCCGCCGGCATCGGGCGCAGCTTCCAGCTGTGCCGCATCTTCCCGCGGCTGACGGTGCTGGAGAACATGCTCGTCGGCGTGCGCTCGCCGTCGGTGCTCCACCGGCTCGCCGGCGCACGCAACGACGGCGACATCGCGAAGGCGCGGGAGCTGCTGCGCCGGGTGGGCATCGACCACCTCGAGCAGTCCGAGGCCCGTGACATCTCCTACGGCCAGCAGAAGCTGCTCGAGCTGGCCGGGGTGCTCATGGTCGACCCCGACACGATCATGCTCGACGAGCCCGCCGGCGGCGTGAACCCGGCGCTCGTCGGGCGCATCGGCACCCTCGTGCGGGAGCTCAACGCGGAGGGCCGCACCTTCGTCATCGTCGAGCACAACATGGACATGGTCATGAGCCTGTCCGACCACGTCGTCGTCTTCGACCGTGGTCGCCCCATCGCGGAGGGCCCGCCCTCCGTCGTCCAGCACGACCCCCGAGTCCTGGAGGCCTACCTTGGTGTCTGA
- a CDS encoding branched-chain amino acid ABC transporter permease yields the protein MSGSLLLQTLILGVLLGGLYALLAAGLTLYFGVMRVVMIAHSAFLILAAYLAWFFHRETGLDPLLSLLVTVPLFFGVGYVMQRGLVARLRPATLTMMSVLLTFAIALTIEGLLGFFFSGTQRRINLGYSGSSIEVLGAHVAVVKLIAFGLAAAALAGLFLLLKMTRFGQALRATIQHPEAARLLGIDTDRIAGFGFGLGLATAAVGGTALALDSTIYPSLHWHWIGPLMAIIVVGGLGSIPGAAIAALILGVGQSLLQIPMGTTWAQTVFYVALFATLLVRPQGFFGGRLAQRF from the coding sequence GTGTCCGGATCGCTCCTCCTCCAGACCCTGATCCTCGGCGTCCTGCTCGGCGGTCTCTACGCCCTGCTGGCCGCCGGTCTCACCCTCTACTTCGGCGTGATGCGGGTCGTGATGATCGCCCACTCGGCGTTCCTCATCCTCGCGGCGTACCTCGCGTGGTTCTTCCACCGCGAGACCGGCCTCGACCCGCTCCTGTCGCTGCTGGTGACGGTGCCGCTGTTCTTCGGCGTCGGGTACGTCATGCAGCGCGGTCTCGTGGCCCGCCTGCGGCCCGCGACGCTGACGATGATGTCGGTGCTCCTCACCTTCGCGATCGCCCTCACGATCGAGGGCCTGCTGGGCTTCTTCTTCTCCGGCACCCAACGGCGCATCAACCTCGGCTACTCGGGCTCGAGCATCGAGGTCCTCGGTGCGCACGTGGCGGTGGTCAAGCTCATCGCCTTCGGCCTCGCCGCCGCCGCCCTCGCCGGCCTGTTCCTGCTGCTGAAGATGACCCGGTTCGGCCAGGCGCTGCGCGCGACGATCCAGCACCCCGAGGCCGCCCGCCTGCTCGGCATCGACACCGACCGCATCGCGGGCTTCGGGTTCGGGCTCGGGCTCGCCACCGCCGCCGTCGGCGGCACCGCCCTCGCGCTGGACTCGACGATCTACCCGTCGCTGCACTGGCACTGGATCGGCCCCCTGATGGCGATCATCGTCGTCGGCGGCCTGGGCAGCATCCCCGGCGCCGCCATCGCCGCCCTCATCCTCGGCGTCGGCCAGAGCCTGCTGCAGATCCCGATGGGCACCACGTGGGCGCAGACGGTCTTCTACGTCGCGCTCTTCGCCACGCTCCTCGTCCGCCCCCAGGGTTTCTTCGGAGGTCGTCTTGCCCAGCGCTTCTGA
- a CDS encoding Gfo/Idh/MocA family protein yields MTVHTRRIIMNGVTGRMGYRQHLLRSILAIRDDGGVLLPDGDRIQVEPVLVGRSAEKLQALAAQHDVADWTTDLDEALADDTATIYFDAQVTVERKKAILKALSAGKHVYTEKPLAESVDEGLEIAEAGAAAGTVNGVVHDKIFLPGFVKLKRLIDGGFFGRVLSVRGEFGYWVFEGDWQPAQRPSWNYRAQDGGGMVLDMFCHWNYVFEHLFGRVDAVMAKAVTHIPERWDEQGRRYDATADDAAYGLFEIGDTIVSMNSSWATRVERKELVELHVDGTHGSAVAGLFGCRIQPRERTPKPVWNPDLPTDLDFRAQWDEVPDNQQFSNGFRAQWEAYLADVHHGRPHPWDFMSAVRGLELVDAGLTSSAEGRRVVLETRTS; encoded by the coding sequence ATGACCGTCCACACCCGCCGCATCATCATGAACGGCGTCACCGGCCGCATGGGCTACCGGCAGCACCTCCTGCGCTCCATCCTCGCCATCCGCGACGACGGCGGCGTCCTGCTGCCCGACGGCGACCGCATCCAGGTCGAGCCCGTGCTCGTCGGGCGCAGCGCGGAGAAGCTGCAGGCCCTCGCCGCGCAGCACGACGTCGCCGACTGGACCACCGACCTCGACGAGGCGCTGGCCGACGACACGGCTACCATCTACTTCGACGCCCAGGTCACCGTCGAGCGGAAGAAGGCCATCCTCAAGGCGTTGTCCGCCGGCAAGCACGTCTACACCGAGAAGCCGCTTGCGGAGAGCGTCGACGAGGGCCTCGAGATCGCCGAGGCCGGGGCCGCCGCCGGCACCGTCAACGGCGTCGTGCACGACAAGATCTTCCTGCCGGGCTTCGTCAAGCTGAAGCGGCTCATCGACGGCGGGTTCTTCGGCCGGGTCCTCTCGGTCCGCGGCGAGTTCGGCTACTGGGTGTTCGAGGGCGACTGGCAGCCCGCCCAGCGACCCAGCTGGAACTACCGTGCCCAGGACGGCGGCGGGATGGTGCTCGACATGTTCTGCCACTGGAACTACGTCTTCGAGCACCTCTTCGGTCGCGTCGACGCGGTGATGGCCAAGGCCGTCACCCACATCCCCGAGCGCTGGGACGAGCAGGGCCGCCGCTACGACGCCACGGCGGACGACGCGGCGTACGGGCTCTTCGAGATCGGCGACACGATCGTGTCGATGAACTCGTCGTGGGCGACGCGCGTCGAGCGCAAGGAGCTCGTCGAGCTCCACGTCGACGGCACGCACGGGTCCGCGGTCGCCGGTCTCTTCGGCTGCCGCATCCAGCCGCGCGAGCGCACCCCCAAGCCGGTCTGGAACCCCGACCTGCCCACCGACCTCGACTTCCGCGCGCAGTGGGACGAGGTGCCCGACAACCAGCAGTTCTCCAACGGCTTCCGCGCGCAGTGGGAGGCCTACCTCGCGGACGTGCACCACGGCCGGCCCCACCCCTGGGACTTCATGTCGGCCGTGCGGGGGCTCGAGCTGGTCGACGCCGGCCTGACCTCGTCGGCCGAAGGTCGGCGCGTGGTCCTCGAGACGAGGACGTCGTGA
- a CDS encoding branched-chain amino acid ABC transporter permease, with amino-acid sequence MPSASDTTTGTATTGTGRSTFDRVLLGARVVVLAAVAVLVLAFPSMAADPFILSVGVVIASYAALAVSWNFVGGFTGYISLGHAAYSGLGGYATALLITRADLNPWIALVAGALVVGVLAVPIGIASLRVRGASFVIVSIALVLILLLVAQSWASLTGGAQGLRVPRPFGADVLRPEQHERFFYLHVAFVAVALLLWWAIDRSRFGMGLKAIREDEDKAQALGVPTGAYKLTVFVISAFMTAMAGGLYALWFGYLDPIFQFSILIGSYMVLMSLLGGIRSLFGPVLGAVVVGYSLEFFKVHYGDSQFHLVALGLLLAVVVLFMPDGVLPAIGSLVDRFRPDQRTSIREMTAEELLEHNQRLERSQAAPAAAPHERDLETVPSTEEKR; translated from the coding sequence TTGCCCAGCGCTTCTGACACCACCACCGGCACCGCCACCACCGGCACCGGCCGGTCCACGTTCGACCGGGTCCTGCTCGGCGCGCGCGTCGTCGTGCTGGCGGCGGTGGCGGTCCTCGTCCTGGCCTTCCCGTCGATGGCGGCCGACCCGTTCATCCTGTCGGTGGGCGTCGTCATCGCCAGCTACGCGGCCCTCGCGGTCTCGTGGAACTTCGTGGGTGGCTTCACCGGCTACATCTCGCTCGGCCACGCGGCGTACTCGGGTCTCGGCGGCTACGCCACGGCCCTCCTCATCACGCGGGCCGACCTCAACCCCTGGATCGCACTGGTCGCCGGCGCGCTCGTCGTCGGCGTGCTCGCCGTGCCGATCGGCATCGCGTCGCTGCGGGTGCGGGGCGCGTCCTTCGTCATCGTCTCGATCGCGCTCGTGCTGATCCTCCTGCTGGTCGCGCAGTCGTGGGCCTCGCTCACCGGCGGCGCCCAGGGCCTGCGGGTGCCGCGCCCGTTCGGTGCGGACGTGCTCCGCCCCGAGCAGCACGAGCGGTTCTTCTACCTCCACGTCGCCTTCGTGGCGGTGGCGCTCCTGCTGTGGTGGGCCATCGACCGCTCGCGCTTCGGCATGGGGCTCAAGGCCATCCGCGAGGACGAGGACAAGGCCCAGGCGCTCGGGGTGCCCACCGGGGCCTACAAGCTGACCGTCTTCGTCATCTCCGCCTTCATGACGGCCATGGCGGGCGGCCTCTACGCGCTGTGGTTCGGCTACCTCGACCCGATCTTCCAGTTCTCGATCCTCATCGGCTCCTACATGGTGCTGATGAGCCTGCTGGGCGGCATCCGCAGCCTCTTCGGGCCGGTGCTGGGCGCGGTCGTCGTCGGCTACTCGCTGGAGTTCTTCAAGGTGCACTACGGCGACTCGCAGTTCCACCTCGTCGCCCTCGGCCTGCTGCTCGCGGTCGTCGTGCTCTTCATGCCCGACGGCGTGCTCCCCGCCATCGGGTCGCTGGTCGACCGGTTCCGCCCCGACCAGCGCACGTCGATCCGGGAGATGACGGCGGAGGAGCTCCTCGAGCACAACCAGCGGCTCGAGCGGAGTCAGGCGGCCCCGGCCGCGGCGCCGCACGAGCGCGACCTCGAGACCGTCCCGTCCACGGAGGAGAAGCGATGA
- a CDS encoding ABC transporter ATP-binding protein codes for MSDAPRPLLELIDVEAGYGRAALVLRGLTVRVPAASIVCLVGPNGAGKSTVLKVASGMLTPRSGRILVDGQDVTRNGPQDMIRAGLSHVLQGHSVFKEMTVAENVGLGAYTVRDKALVAERVDFVKTLFPIVAERWDDLAGALSGGQQKQVEFARSLMVSPKVVLLDEPSMGLDPKRTSTMFEQVVRMRDAGIAVLIVEQNARRALETADIGCVLDLGTVHITGPAPDLLADPRLAELYLGGRPAVAAGP; via the coding sequence GTGTCTGACGCCCCCCGCCCGCTGCTCGAGCTGATCGACGTCGAGGCCGGCTACGGCCGGGCCGCCCTCGTGCTCCGCGGCCTCACCGTGCGGGTGCCCGCCGCGAGCATCGTGTGCCTCGTCGGTCCCAACGGCGCCGGCAAGTCCACCGTGCTCAAGGTCGCGAGCGGCATGCTCACGCCCCGGTCGGGCCGGATCCTGGTCGACGGCCAGGACGTCACCCGCAACGGCCCGCAGGACATGATCCGTGCCGGTCTCTCCCACGTGCTCCAGGGCCACTCCGTCTTCAAGGAGATGACCGTCGCCGAGAACGTCGGGCTGGGCGCCTACACGGTGCGCGACAAGGCCCTCGTCGCGGAGCGCGTCGACTTCGTCAAGACGCTGTTCCCCATCGTGGCCGAGCGTTGGGACGACCTCGCCGGAGCCCTCTCGGGCGGCCAGCAGAAGCAGGTCGAGTTCGCCCGCTCGCTCATGGTCAGCCCCAAGGTGGTGCTGCTCGACGAGCCCAGCATGGGCCTCGACCCGAAGCGCACCTCCACGATGTTCGAGCAGGTCGTGCGCATGCGCGACGCCGGCATCGCCGTGCTCATCGTCGAGCAGAACGCCCGCCGCGCCCTCGAGACCGCCGACATCGGCTGCGTCCTCGACCTCGGCACCGTCCACATCACGGGGCCCGCCCCCGACCTGCTGGCCGACCCGCGCCTCGCCGAGCTCTACCTCGGCGGACGCCCCGCGGTCGCCGCCGGCCCCTGA
- a CDS encoding amino acid ABC transporter substrate-binding protein, which translates to MRLGPTRRPARAHLRRTGVAATCVVLASTLAACGLDSGSGDADDDEIVIGISLPLTGDFSEPGKGVQRGYEAWAEHVNETGGLLGKDVRLVILDDQSNADRVASDYERLINQEGADLIFGPFSTRLVVPAAQVAQDYGFLFVEPAGAADEVFEQGFDNLFYAAPAVADDHYNLLAEQILAMPEDQRPRTAAYATMDDPFAQGTAYGLRDKLAAAGVETVVDEVYPPNTTDFSNIAAQIADSDADIVVGGTQYQDAVNLIVALQQLGYQPDLAAFSTAPTNPEFPSAIGEKVDGIVSPTGYTPEAQFAENQEFVEFFTEKHGHAPSEDEANAWTTGEVVAAAVEAVGCADPSADCQQQLIDWLRDNEVPTVVGPLSWDAQGRPESAHLIQQYVDGEIRIVLPGDLAEAEFVYPKPAW; encoded by the coding sequence ATGAGGCTTGGACCGACGAGGCGACCCGCCCGTGCGCACCTGCGGCGCACGGGGGTCGCCGCCACCTGCGTCGTACTCGCGTCGACGCTCGCCGCCTGCGGCCTGGACAGCGGATCGGGCGACGCCGACGACGACGAGATCGTCATCGGCATCTCCCTGCCGCTGACCGGCGACTTCAGCGAGCCCGGCAAGGGCGTCCAGCGCGGCTACGAGGCCTGGGCGGAGCACGTCAACGAGACCGGCGGCCTGCTGGGCAAGGACGTGCGGCTCGTGATCCTCGACGACCAGTCGAACGCGGACCGCGTCGCCTCGGACTACGAGCGGCTCATCAACCAGGAGGGCGCCGACCTGATCTTCGGGCCGTTCTCCACCCGGCTCGTCGTCCCGGCCGCCCAGGTCGCGCAGGACTACGGCTTCCTGTTCGTCGAGCCGGCCGGCGCCGCCGACGAGGTGTTCGAGCAGGGCTTCGACAACCTCTTCTACGCCGCCCCGGCCGTCGCCGACGACCACTACAACCTGCTGGCGGAGCAGATCCTCGCGATGCCGGAGGACCAGCGGCCCCGGACCGCGGCGTACGCGACCATGGACGACCCCTTCGCGCAGGGCACGGCCTACGGGCTGCGGGACAAGCTGGCGGCGGCCGGCGTCGAGACCGTGGTCGACGAGGTCTACCCGCCCAACACGACCGACTTCTCGAACATCGCGGCGCAGATCGCGGACTCGGACGCCGACATCGTGGTCGGCGGCACGCAGTACCAGGACGCGGTCAACCTCATCGTCGCGCTGCAGCAGCTCGGCTACCAGCCCGACCTGGCGGCGTTCTCGACCGCTCCGACGAACCCCGAGTTCCCGTCCGCCATCGGCGAGAAGGTCGACGGCATCGTCTCGCCGACCGGCTACACGCCCGAGGCGCAGTTCGCGGAGAACCAGGAGTTCGTCGAGTTCTTCACCGAGAAGCACGGCCACGCACCGAGCGAGGACGAGGCCAACGCCTGGACGACGGGCGAGGTCGTCGCGGCGGCCGTCGAGGCCGTCGGCTGCGCCGACCCCTCGGCCGACTGCCAGCAGCAGCTCATCGACTGGCTGCGCGACAACGAGGTCCCGACCGTGGTCGGACCGCTCAGCTGGGACGCCCAGGGGCGTCCCGAGAGCGCGCACCTCATCCAGCAGTACGTCGACGGCGAGATCCGCATCGTGCTGCCGGGCGACCTGGCCGAGGCGGAGTTCGTCTACCCGAAGCCGGCGTGGTGA